The window AGCCTCGACTGCCTTCTCTATGTTCCACAGAGCTACGACCGGGCAAAGGCCTGGCCTCTCGTGGTTTTCCTGCATGGCTCTGGGGAAAAGGGCAACGACCTCGATCTTGTGAAGGTGCACGGCATCCCGAGAGTCGCCGAGCATGACCCGGACCTGCCTTTCCTCGCGGTTTCACCGCAATGCCCGCATAACTCCTGCTGGGATGCGCTTCTGACCGAGCTGTATGAGCTTGTCTGCACCGTAAAGGGTGAGTACAGCGTAGATGCAAATCGGGTGTATCTCACGGGCCTGAGCATGGGAGGCCACGGCACATGGCTGTTCGCCCTGGAGCACCCACGTGAGTTCGCCGCCATCGTGCCCATCTGCGGCTGGCTCGACA is drawn from Clostridia bacterium and contains these coding sequences:
- a CDS encoding alpha/beta hydrolase-fold protein, with amino-acid sequence MTQSAMRLEKEIVRKISLDCLLYVPQSYDRAKAWPLVVFLHGSGEKGNDLDLVKVHGIPRVAEHDPDLPFLAVSPQCPHNSCWDALLTELYELVCTVKGEYSVDANRVYLTGLSMGGHGTWLFALEHPREFAAIVPICGWLDNLEDVCKLKGIPTWAFHGAMDPVVPLRESERVVDALKGCGGDVRFTVLPKAEHDSWTAAYDDPALYSWMLAQTRVSR